A single region of the Lycium barbarum isolate Lr01 chromosome 2, ASM1917538v2, whole genome shotgun sequence genome encodes:
- the LOC132627672 gene encoding uncharacterized protein LOC132627672 has product MENYSNYSYPDSVNSSPRSREIDCENASWDDQPPNSNYKVKFMCSYGGKIHPRPHDNQLAYINGDTKILSVDRTIRFSNLVNKLSSITDYDVCFKYQLPGEDLDALISVTNEEDLEHMMLEYDRLYRGSAKPARLRLFLFPLSNTTTPGTSTFGSSDSKTDQSQWFVDALNSVQLQNNLDVTNSPTSVSSAPASNPDFLFGLDKGQVQQNPPVKLQDPTPAPPVPEVFAKDFHAGLEDRHIIGDTGITPADYQRQVHEMQRLQQHITNQEQQAMYNRKVEESIPRMYPGEYYQQKAPPPQQAVPVTNPANFWPERHMTSGPYPASAVQTDQQPVYIVQTPAGVYQTPAGIRPVTNQVTGQAYYGVPRVVPEVYREQPVYGGVAPQPTIQQQKMGGAYNNNIPSVIQRVGSGEQTYTQVGYDSVGRQVYYTAQAGVMQQQVQHPVAAVDGRQSGGASNQEGRIVGKP; this is encoded by the exons atggaGAACTACTCTAATTATTCATACCCAGATTCAGTAAATTCATCCCCACGTTCCCGTGAAATTGACTGTGAAAACGCTTCATGGGATGATCAACCACCTAATTCAAATTACAAAGTCAAATTCATGTGTAGTTATGGTGGTAAAATCCACCCTAGACCACATGATAACCAACTTGCTTACATCAACGGTGACACTAAAATCCTGTCCGTTGATCGTACCATAAGATTTTCAAATCTTGTTAATAAACTTTCCTCTATAACTGACTATGATGTTTGCTTTAAGTATCAGTTACCTGGTGAAGATCTTGATGCTTTAATATCAGTAACAAATGAAGAGGATCTGGAACATATGATGTTAGAATACGACAGGTTATATCGCGGTTCTGCTAAACCTGCGAGACTAAGGTTGTTTTTATTCCCGTTGAGTAATACTACTACTCCAGGGACTAGTACTTTTGGTTCTAGTGACTCGAAAACTGATCAGAGTCAATGGTTTGTTGATGCTTTGAATTCTGTTCAGTTACAGAATAATTTGGATGTGACTAATTCACCGACATCTGTTTCTTCAGCGCCAGCTAGTAATCCTGATTTTTTGTTTGGTTTGGATAAAGGACAAGTTCAGCAAAATCCTCCGGTGAAGTTACAAGACCCAACTCCGGCACCACCGGTGCCGGAGGTTTTTGCTAAGGATTTTCATGCTGGATTGGAAGACCGGCATATCATCGGAGATACTGGAATAACGCCGGCGGATTATCAGAGACAG GTTCATGAAATGCAAAGGTTGCAGCAACATATTACTAACCAAGAACAACAAGCTATGTACAACAGAAAGGTTGAAGAATCTATTCCTAGAATGTATCCCGGAGAATACTATCAGCAAAAAGCTCCACCACCGCAACAGGCAGTGCCGGTAACAAATCCGGCAAACTTCTGGCCGGAACGTCATATGACTAGTGGACCATACCCTGCATCAGCTGTCCAAACTGATCAACAACCTGTATATATAGTTCAAACACCCGCTGGAGTTTATCAAACTCCAGCGGGTATACGACCGGTGACTAACCAAGTCACCGGTCAGGCTTATTATGGCGTGCCGCGCGTGGTACCGGAGGTTTACCGGGAACAGCCGGTGTATGGTGGAGTTGCTCCACAACCAACAATTCAACAGCAAAAGATGGGAGgagcttacaacaacaacatacccagtgttaTTCAacgagtggggtctggggagcAAACATATACACAAGTTGGGTATGATAGTGTAGGGAGACAGGTGTATTATACTGCACAGGCAGGTGTTATGCAACAGCAAGTGCAGCATCCAGTTGCGGCGGTGGATGGGAGGCAGAGTGGTGGGGCGTCGAATCAAGAAGGTAGAATTGTTGGCAAGCCTTGA